A portion of the Micromonospora vinacea genome contains these proteins:
- a CDS encoding amylo-alpha-1,6-glucosidase, which yields MRDIAGTVACIDGNTFMVSDASGDVESSPSTPVGLFAADTRFLSRWRLTVNGECMTALSVDDSQYFEVTFFVVPGAAVDYVEADVSAIRRRRIGPDLTESLTIFNYGERDMTLDVRLEVAADFADIFEIKFDSGDKTGARYTHVGPDELRLGYRRDTYRREVVVSASEPAEFDPGGLRFAVRLPPGRQWSTRLQAVMLALRPDGVDLRAALRAQRPDDSTLPESVQAWIAAAPTLDTENVGLQQVYRRSLVDLAALRFAPLSLGGASVPAAGLPWFMTLFGRDSLLTCLQTLPIAPTLTPPTLRILASLQGVRTDDVLEEDPGRILHELRYGESAAFEEQPHSPYYGTVDASPLFVVLLDEYERWSGDTALVMELEQEVRAALAWIDLYADLNSTGYIWYQRRNRATGLDNQCWKDSWDSISYADGRLPGFPRATCETQGYAYDAKIRGARLARTFWGDPAFADRLESEAAALYERFNREFWLEDRGFYALALDHDGTPVDSLSSNIGHLLWSGIVPPERAPRVVEHLMGPALFSGWGVRTFAEGQRRYNPLGYHNGTVWPFDNSFIAWGLRRYGFGNEAARIAEGILSAATYFEGRLPEAFGGFDRDTTRFPIRYPTAGSPQAWSSGACMLLIRTMLGINPHEDHLAVDPALPATFGQIALLDVPGRWGKRDAFARHRPDQR from the coding sequence ATGAGGGACATCGCGGGCACCGTGGCGTGCATCGACGGGAACACCTTCATGGTGTCCGACGCCAGTGGCGACGTGGAATCCTCCCCGAGCACCCCGGTCGGTCTCTTCGCCGCCGACACGCGCTTCCTGTCCCGCTGGCGGCTCACCGTCAACGGCGAGTGCATGACCGCGCTGTCGGTGGACGACAGCCAGTACTTCGAGGTCACGTTCTTCGTGGTGCCGGGCGCGGCGGTGGACTACGTGGAGGCCGACGTGTCGGCCATTCGGCGTCGGCGCATCGGCCCGGATCTCACCGAGTCGCTGACGATCTTCAACTACGGCGAGCGGGACATGACGCTCGACGTGCGCCTGGAGGTGGCGGCCGACTTCGCCGACATCTTCGAGATCAAGTTCGACAGCGGTGACAAGACCGGCGCCCGTTACACGCACGTCGGCCCGGACGAGTTGCGCCTGGGCTACCGGCGCGACACCTACCGACGTGAGGTCGTCGTGTCGGCGAGTGAGCCGGCGGAGTTCGACCCCGGAGGCCTCCGGTTCGCGGTCCGGCTGCCCCCCGGGAGGCAGTGGTCGACCCGGTTGCAGGCCGTCATGCTGGCGCTGCGTCCGGACGGCGTCGACCTGCGCGCCGCCCTGCGCGCCCAACGGCCGGACGACTCCACACTGCCGGAGAGCGTGCAGGCCTGGATCGCGGCGGCCCCGACCCTGGACACCGAGAACGTCGGCCTTCAGCAGGTCTACCGCCGCAGCCTGGTGGACCTGGCGGCGCTGCGCTTCGCCCCGCTGTCGCTCGGCGGCGCGAGCGTGCCCGCCGCCGGGCTGCCCTGGTTCATGACCCTGTTCGGCCGGGACAGTCTGTTGACCTGCTTGCAGACCCTGCCGATCGCCCCGACGCTGACCCCACCGACCCTGCGGATCCTCGCGTCGTTGCAGGGGGTTCGGACCGACGACGTGTTGGAGGAGGACCCGGGTCGGATCCTGCACGAGCTGCGCTACGGGGAGTCGGCCGCGTTCGAGGAGCAGCCGCACTCCCCCTACTACGGCACCGTGGACGCCTCACCGCTGTTCGTGGTGCTGCTCGACGAGTACGAGCGGTGGAGCGGCGACACCGCGTTGGTGATGGAGTTGGAGCAGGAGGTCCGCGCGGCGCTGGCCTGGATCGACCTGTACGCGGACCTGAACTCCACCGGCTACATCTGGTACCAGCGACGCAACCGCGCCACCGGCCTGGACAACCAGTGTTGGAAGGACTCCTGGGACAGCATCTCCTACGCCGACGGCCGGCTGCCGGGCTTCCCGAGGGCCACCTGCGAAACCCAGGGGTACGCCTACGACGCCAAGATCCGAGGAGCCCGGCTGGCCCGTACCTTCTGGGGTGATCCCGCCTTCGCCGATCGGCTGGAGAGCGAGGCGGCTGCCCTGTACGAGCGGTTCAACCGGGAGTTCTGGCTGGAGGACCGCGGCTTCTACGCGCTCGCGCTCGACCACGACGGCACTCCCGTGGACAGCCTGTCGTCAAACATCGGGCACCTGTTGTGGAGCGGCATCGTGCCACCGGAGCGGGCACCCCGGGTGGTCGAGCACCTGATGGGTCCGGCGCTCTTCTCGGGTTGGGGGGTGCGGACGTTCGCCGAGGGGCAGCGCCGCTACAACCCGCTCGGCTACCACAACGGCACGGTCTGGCCGTTCGACAACTCGTTCATCGCCTGGGGTCTGCGCCGGTACGGGTTCGGCAACGAGGCGGCCCGGATCGCCGAGGGCATCCTCTCCGCCGCCACCTACTTCGAGGGCCGGCTACCCGAGGCGTTCGGCGGGTTCGACCGCGACACCACCCGGTTTCCGATCCGGTATCCGACCGCCGGCAGCCCGCAGGCGTGGTCCAGTGGAGCCTGCATGCTGCTGATCCGCACCATGCTCGGCATCAACCCGCACGAGGATCACCTGGCCGTGGACCCGGCGCTACCCGCCACCTTCGGGCAGATCGCGCTCCTGGACGTCCCCGGCCGTTGGGGCAAGCGCGACGCGTTCGCCCGGCACCGCCCCGACCAGCGTTAG
- a CDS encoding SCP2 sterol-binding domain-containing protein: MSATSAFFERLTVACRDPRFSKVRGSVRFDIRDGGHLEQWLLDIDHGRMRVTRSGGPATTVIQVSSQVAEAMARGEVNGLAAITRGDIMVDGDLALALRIGRLFPREPGPPQRDDPDSGA; this comes from the coding sequence ATGTCGGCGACCAGCGCCTTCTTCGAGCGGTTGACGGTTGCTTGCCGGGATCCGCGGTTCAGCAAGGTCCGTGGGAGCGTGCGATTCGACATCCGCGACGGTGGCCACCTGGAGCAGTGGCTGCTGGACATCGACCATGGCCGGATGCGGGTGACCCGAAGCGGCGGTCCCGCCACCACTGTGATTCAGGTGTCTTCGCAGGTAGCGGAGGCGATGGCGCGGGGCGAGGTGAACGGGCTGGCGGCGATCACCCGGGGCGACATCATGGTCGACGGTGACCTCGCCCTGGCGCTGCGCATCGGGCGGCTGTTCCCGCGTGAGCCCGGGCCGCCTCAGCGCGACGACCCCGACAGTGGGGCGTGA
- a CDS encoding WD40/YVTN/BNR-like repeat-containing protein, with the protein MSGREFSGFDVDTVTEAVSPPPLDELRSTARSRRRRSVAMVTAALVVLAGLTVAPLVVEPDRAAPADPPTPSGAQFSQFTLTGPDSAVDVRQDGCVVRFAYTGDNGRSWSDWDAARFEGSRCVAGTAAGTPGSGTNFFVLGERSYLVTDSGLPHLSTDYGRTWRDADSAIVAVPVFPATARPVLCGFGCAPVSEPLAVDPSSGTVYRLTATAPSWRPLFSLYPAADGSIWATYQMSGGQGSTVARSADRGATWTSWEVGDDATVVTAAGLDDREGYVLTQSSKGGVRLLRTTDGAKTWTATGADLAGQLPYDLTVGSDGSLLAIAPGEGTDDDRPGRLLVSRDDGEHFTVAREYGQLVGAVSVAPGYAWVFGRDDGSTGEPDHVLVTTDATTWTRFSLAP; encoded by the coding sequence ATGTCCGGTCGTGAGTTCTCCGGATTCGACGTGGACACCGTCACCGAGGCCGTCTCGCCGCCGCCCCTCGACGAGCTACGGAGCACCGCTCGGTCCCGTCGACGCCGGTCGGTCGCGATGGTGACGGCCGCACTGGTCGTCCTGGCCGGGCTGACTGTCGCACCGCTGGTGGTCGAGCCGGACCGGGCCGCGCCGGCCGACCCGCCGACGCCGTCGGGTGCGCAGTTCAGCCAGTTCACCCTGACCGGGCCCGACTCCGCTGTCGACGTGCGGCAGGACGGCTGCGTCGTGCGCTTCGCCTACACCGGCGACAACGGCCGCAGCTGGTCGGACTGGGACGCGGCGCGTTTCGAGGGCAGCCGATGTGTGGCCGGCACCGCCGCCGGGACGCCGGGCAGCGGCACGAACTTCTTCGTCCTCGGTGAGCGGTCCTACCTGGTCACCGACTCGGGGCTGCCCCACCTCTCCACCGACTACGGCCGCACCTGGCGGGACGCGGATTCCGCGATCGTCGCCGTACCCGTGTTCCCGGCGACGGCCCGACCGGTCCTCTGCGGGTTCGGCTGTGCGCCGGTGTCGGAGCCGCTGGCGGTGGACCCGTCGAGTGGAACGGTGTACCGGCTCACCGCCACGGCACCCTCGTGGCGTCCGCTGTTCAGCCTCTACCCGGCAGCCGACGGCAGCATCTGGGCCACGTACCAGATGAGCGGCGGCCAGGGTTCGACAGTCGCGCGCAGCGCCGACCGAGGCGCGACCTGGACCTCCTGGGAGGTGGGCGACGACGCGACGGTGGTCACGGCGGCCGGGCTCGACGATCGGGAAGGGTACGTGCTGACCCAGTCGTCGAAGGGCGGGGTGCGGCTGCTGCGGACCACTGACGGCGCGAAGACCTGGACGGCCACCGGCGCCGACCTGGCGGGCCAACTGCCCTACGACCTCACCGTGGGGTCGGACGGGTCGCTCCTGGCGATCGCGCCCGGCGAGGGCACCGACGACGACCGCCCGGGGCGGTTGCTGGTCAGCCGGGACGACGGGGAGCATTTCACTGTCGCCCGGGAGTACGGCCAGCTCGTCGGTGCGGTCAGTGTGGCGCCCGGGTACGCGTGGGTCTTCGGGCGCGACGACGGGTCGACGGGCGAACCGGACCACGTCCTCGTCACCACTGACGCGACCACCTGGACCCGCTTTTCACTCGCACCGTGA
- a CDS encoding RNA polymerase sigma factor, giving the protein MTVSDGDLISELYAGCFRRLVVQLYAVTGDLTEAQEAVQEAFTRALMAPGRFAGLENPEAWLRRVAVNWARSRFRRRRMLDGLLRRIGPPPAVADHSPEHLALLAALRVLPEGQRVALALHYLVDLPVDEIAATLGVSSGTVKSRLSRGRVALAALLADTDATETGRIDVRS; this is encoded by the coding sequence GTGACGGTGTCCGACGGCGATCTGATCTCCGAGCTCTACGCCGGCTGTTTCCGACGACTGGTCGTGCAGCTGTACGCGGTGACCGGCGACCTGACCGAGGCGCAGGAGGCGGTGCAGGAGGCGTTCACCCGAGCGCTGATGGCGCCGGGGCGGTTCGCCGGGCTGGAGAACCCGGAAGCCTGGTTGCGTCGGGTCGCTGTGAACTGGGCCCGCAGCCGGTTCCGCCGTCGGCGGATGCTCGACGGGCTGCTGCGCCGGATCGGTCCGCCGCCAGCCGTCGCCGATCACTCCCCGGAGCACCTCGCCCTGCTCGCGGCGCTGCGCGTGCTGCCGGAGGGGCAGCGGGTCGCGCTGGCCCTGCACTACCTCGTCGACCTGCCGGTGGACGAGATCGCGGCCACGCTGGGCGTGTCGTCCGGGACTGTGAAGTCCCGGCTGTCGCGGGGCCGGGTCGCCCTGGCGGCGCTGCTCGCCGACACCGACGCTACGGAAACCGGGAGGATAGATGTCCGGTCGTGA
- a CDS encoding carboxypeptidase-like regulatory domain-containing protein, with translation MRHALLRHLTATIAVALLVGEAAAPATARTPGSPAPGGVRTVVRDAATGAPVPRACAALVPVDAAALAAVTLGEDQLGRYGGCADEQGVLVTGDVAPGRYRLLVHPYDTTVHGLQWVGRHGGTGERERAQVIQVRPGVVTSAPAIRLDPPGTVVGVVTNAATGAPIPRALVMVVPYVPHPKYDDHGPTTDEDGRYTITGLGPYHWPVQFAAAGLATVWSGGVGGRQQARPVRVRARQTATLNQALPAGTPLTGTVRVDELLTYAQVIAFDAATGDLAGVADVGSGYALRLLPGQRVKVRCDCAYTPPVWHPDAAGFDAALPVRIRRTPVVVDFNLG, from the coding sequence ATGAGGCACGCTCTCCTGCGCCACCTGACCGCCACCATCGCCGTCGCACTGCTCGTCGGGGAGGCCGCCGCGCCGGCCACCGCGCGTACCCCCGGGTCGCCCGCGCCCGGCGGCGTCCGCACCGTGGTCCGCGACGCGGCGACCGGCGCGCCGGTCCCCCGGGCCTGCGCCGCGCTCGTCCCGGTGGACGCCGCGGCGTTGGCGGCGGTCACCCTCGGCGAGGACCAACTCGGACGGTACGGGGGCTGCGCCGACGAGCAGGGCGTCCTGGTGACCGGCGACGTCGCCCCGGGGAGGTACCGGCTGCTGGTGCACCCCTACGACACGACGGTGCACGGCTTGCAGTGGGTCGGCCGGCACGGCGGCACCGGTGAACGCGAGCGGGCACAGGTGATTCAGGTGCGGCCCGGCGTGGTGACCAGCGCGCCGGCCATCCGGCTCGACCCGCCGGGCACCGTCGTCGGGGTGGTGACCAACGCGGCGACGGGCGCACCGATCCCCCGTGCGCTGGTCATGGTGGTGCCCTACGTGCCGCACCCGAAGTACGACGACCACGGCCCGACCACCGACGAGGACGGCCGTTACACGATCACCGGCCTCGGCCCGTACCACTGGCCGGTGCAGTTCGCCGCCGCCGGGCTGGCGACCGTCTGGTCCGGCGGGGTGGGCGGTCGGCAGCAGGCGCGGCCGGTGCGGGTCCGCGCCCGGCAGACGGCGACCCTGAACCAGGCGCTGCCAGCCGGAACGCCGCTGACCGGGACGGTACGGGTCGACGAGTTGCTCACCTACGCCCAGGTGATCGCGTTCGACGCGGCCACCGGGGACCTGGCCGGCGTGGCGGACGTGGGCAGCGGTTACGCCCTGCGGCTGCTCCCCGGACAGCGGGTGAAGGTGCGCTGCGACTGCGCGTACACACCGCCGGTCTGGCACCCGGACGCCGCCGGCTTCGACGCCGCGCTCCCCGTGCGGATCCGGCGGACGCCGGTCGTGGTGGACTTCAACCTCGGCTGA